The nucleotide sequence gggggggaaaaaaaacgttCAGAAACTGTCAAAATGTTCCAACTTGCCGACTTCTGAATGGCAGATTTCAGTTTCTTGCCATGCAAGCTCTTTTCAGGTAGAAATTGAAGCTCATTAAAGTTTCAGCGGAAATGAAGAAAGCTCAAAAATGAACCGTTTCCAGCCACCGGAACCAAAATCAACGTTGCCTTTTCGGTTTGCAAACATTTACGAGATTTAGACGCTTCCTCTCCAAACCATGACAATGTTCCAGGGACGGGAAAACCGTGCTCCCCGGCGCCTCGCCAGTCACCAAACCTTCATGGATGGAAGTAGCGTGGCTGGGAGCACATTcctgctggagctggcagagcaaCAGACAGCCTTGCGCTAGCTCTGCTTGAGTTTACAGGAGTTGGAGCTGGCACACGTGCCTGGTGTCTTGTCTGGGATTGTACTTACAGCGGCTGGCCTGCTCTGCAGCATGGGAAGTCACAACAATGCCCTGGAGTTTTTAGCAGGTTAGCTTGATCAGTAGGTCTGCTAGAGGCACGAAGTACACCCCTGACTCTAGCACAGATATGCCCTGTGACCCTTTCAGGGCGCAGAACCAGGCTTTTAGTCGAGATCTGGGCACCGAGTGTTATCCCTAGCCAGGCCCACTGATGCTCTTGTCAATAACAACCCCAGAGATACCCATTGACgattcctgggggggggggggcaccagacacatgcccctgccctgtcccctctccacccctgccctgcccgctacCCCATGCTCCACCCTCTCTGGCCATGCCCCACGTGCCCCACCCCCCCttcacccctgctccatccctgcctgCCGCTTCCAGTGAGCGCAAGGGCATCCCCACCCCCCTCTGGAAGTGGCATAGCACGGATAAGTGTGGGAGATGTGGATGCTGAGGTGGTGCATGTGACCTCCTGTGCACCCcacgcttctcctctgctgacaTCAGTGTTCCCCGTAAGTTGAGAgcttggccagccacccagaagactccaatgccacccagctgactggcagggcgcccacagccggcagcgtgtgtttctactggtggtgcacatctccacacACCTCggtgcgcagaacaaaatttattccacttgtGAATGAAAACAATTAGCGGGAACATTGCCGACCCCACCCAAAATCGATTTCACAGGCAGGCAAATcctgtggctcccagctctcccattGCCTCATGTCCTGGTGGATCCAGATCTCAGCTGCATCTTGGACCTAGAAGCATTTGCCTGGGGGTCTGACGTATATATGTGATGGTGATAGGGTGAGATCTACTTATGTGTCCCATGAGCCTGGGCCTTAGTCATTAGCTGGCCACACACCCTGCTGTCTGTACAGcccagagtgcaggcagcacCATCTCAGGGCCATCATGCTGGCCCAGCACTTGTTAGGAAGCTGCCGGGATTTGCAGGCGTCTGCGGGACAAAAGCCATCAGCCCGATCCAGGGAACGAGCCGGAAAAGTTGCGACAAACAGAACAGATCCGGGGCGGATCGTTTAAGTGAAAAGACATGGTTAAGAAGGGGGCCACCAGGCCCCTGGGAATGGCGGGGTCGGCATGGCAACGGGCTGAAAGAGTCTAGAAATGGGAGGAGAGGTCTGAGGTCACCAGGGGTGCCTGTCACTTGGCTGGTGGAATTGCCAGCCTGGCTTCAAGTGCATTTCTCTGGGGATCAGTTCCGCATCGCAGCTGTCCCGCTCCCTGCGCACCACCAGACCTTTCCCACCCTGGTCCTGACAGAACAGGCCAGAAGACCGCCTGGGTCAGGTGGGCCGGTCCCAGCTATCTCCCAGACGCCTGGGCTttagactaaacaagccccgtTCTGCCAGGATCCTCTGATGTGATCTCTGCTCTTTGGCCCTGAGcagcacctgctccagggtgaaCTCagccctgccgccccacctgcctcagtttccttgtcTCCCTTCGCCCTCCTGTTGCCGGCTGTGTAATGGGCGTCCAACTCCACCATTCAGTGCGACTCCAGCTTTTGCAAGTCTGTGCGACTGAAAAGGTGACTGGAAGCAGGATCCTGAACAGCCCCAATGCAGCTATGAGTTTGTCAGGTCTTGGAGCAGCTGATCAGCCCCTGGCCTGGGCCTGTTTTCCCCCGCAATGAAGGTGCAGGAGAGAAACAGCACCAGAGACAGACGCTGTGTTTCCTATCTCGGCTGTTCTTTTCCCTCCCCTTTAGCACGTGGTCATTAAAGGAGGTGGAATCTGGTGCCACCGGCCTCTTTGGAGCATCCCAAATCCCTTGTATTTTCACTACACACACACCAAAAGAAGAATGGGAGAATCAATTATTCACATTACGCAGCAGACTCTTCAGCAGACTTCTCTAGCAACTTCCTATAGCTAAAGGCAACAAGACACCTTGTTAAAAGAAAGCCCCTTGATGGCCTTGGACTGGTTTTTCGGGGACCACGTCAGACGAGGTTTCACAGTTTTCCATCGGTGCCTGTTGCAGCAAAAGTCACCCATAAAACTTGAGGCTCAACTCCAGACCACATGTTAGCGTTATGACAGCGAATGTGGGGTTGTTAACAActcgcagggcagggcagggcaggggatgctCTTGTCTCAGCACCAATGGCCCCTCAATTTTAGCATCTGATGAGAGGGGCTCCATCCCCAGCAACTAGGAGCCCCAGCCTCATCGGGGGAATCAAATCCTCCTGCATGCAACATGTCCCCTGTCTCCAGCCTCTCCGCCTAAGGAATCCTTCACCCATCTTTGGAGCGTTGCCTGTCCTGGCCCCTATGCTCTGAAGAGCCCAGCGGATGTGCGTCTCCTCTCTAACCTGGAAAACCACCCCCCAGCATGAGGCGTTGGGCACATGGCACCAGGGATCCTAGGAGCAGGCAGCGACCCAAGCAAGGCTGTGCCCTCCCCGCAGGCCTTTGGCACAGCCCCAGGGATCCAGCAGCTATTTCTTTCTCCCGCAGTCAACGCTGATGGAGCTGCACCGCTGAGCACGCAAGGTCCAGTCTCCCTCAGCCGGTGctgtcccagcccagctcacGAGGCTATAGAGGTGATTCTGCCGGACACTGTGGCGCGAGGGGCGCCCACCCCGCAGCCAAACACCTTCCTCAGGTCGCCCTTAATGCTGTCGCTCACCAGGGCATAGAGGACGGGGTCCAGGGCGCTGTTGAGGCTGGACAGAGCCAGGGACAGGGAGAAGGGCAGGTGGAGCCGCTGCTCgaagctgcagagggagcagctcTCCAGCACCCTGGAGGCCACCGTCCgcaccagcagcagcacgtgGTAGGGGGCAAAGCAGAGGAGGAAGATGGCGATGACGCCCAGCGACAGCCGCTTGACCTTGGCCTTCTGCCagcccagcaggctgctgctggcccgcACGCCCTGGAAGATCTTGAGGTAGCAGACCCCCAGGACCAGCAAGGGCAGCGCAAAGCCGGCCGCCACCCGGAAGTAGTTGAACCGGGCCACGTCGGGCTGCACCGGGTAGCTGTCGTAGCAGGAGGTgttctccagctcctggccccgcaGCGAGACCACCACGTGGAAGGTGAAAACCAGCAGGGCCACCAGGACGCTGGCCACGGCGGCTGAGCGGCGGCTGCGCAGCCCCAGGGAGCGGAGCGGGTGGGCCACGGCCAGGTAGCGCTCCAGGGAGATGAGGCAGAGAAGCAGGATGCTGACGTACATGTTGGAGTAGAAGACGAAGCCGGCGACGTGGCAGGCCAGGCTGTTCAGAGTCCAGCGGTGCCCACGCCACACATACAACATCCACAGcggcagggtgagcaggtagagcAGGTcggaggcagccagccccagcaggtaGACAGCCAGCACGTTGCCCAGCCGCACCTGCTGCACAATGGGCCACACGGTCAGCGCGTTGgtggccaggcccagcaggaagaCGACGCCGTAGAGAGACACCACCAGCTCCTGGCCATCCTGGAAATCCACCCCACAGCGCGAGGCGttgggcaggcagggggtgctgGCGTTCAGCATGgcgctgggagggggctgcaaaGAGAGGGTGGGGTGAGTCTCAGGGagattcctcctccccccagaatCAGCAACAGCTTCAGAGCATGCGCCCCTGCTGCACACAGAGcggggcctggcccctccagccagcggcagcaCCAGGGGGcagcacacacagagcagggcctgtgatctccagcaggggcagcaccgGGGCCCCCCGCCCAacacacacgcatacacacacatacagcaTGCGCTTATCCCTGCCAGCAAGGACAAATACACACAGCAGCACATGTACATGCACATGCCAGGTCTTAGCtcttccagcagggggcagcgcacatgccccaccccccccaacacacacacgcacagatcAAGGCTTGTCCCTCCCCACAGGAGacagcagagacacacacagcagtGTACAAGtatacacacacatccccacacaCCACGTCTCAGCTCCTGCAGCACATgttgcacgcacacacgcacaagTCAGCAGGGACACACATGGcagcgtacacacacacacacacacacacacacacacacacacacacacacacacacacacacacccctcaggcCTCATCTCCTCCAGCAGGGGACAGCGTGCACGCATGCATGCACAGAACAGGGCTCAACCCTGATGTGGGTCTGGGGGCAAGGGGCAgattgggctggggcaggactgaCGTGGGTCTGAGGTGGGGCCAGGAAGCAGTGCATTAGCTCGTGGTAGGGCTGTGCGCACCCAATTTGTCCAGCGCGATGTAACGAGCATGCCAGCGGGGGGCGGCAGACTCGGACACACGTGCACTGCAGTCGCGTGCTTTGTGGTGCATGTGTGGGAACCAGCCTCATCCTGATCGTCACAcataggggtgggggtggggagcagacccGTGCAAAAGCACCAGCTGGCTGGTCTCTGTTTTCGCATGGGACCCGGGCCACGACTGTAGCCCCCGGGCGCTCCCCAGAGGCACCGCGCAGCAAAGCAAACGTACAGCGCCTTGCACTGGTGTGGGCCTGTTCTGCCACCAGGGCTTGTGGGTGCCCCCAagatacaaacacacaaaaagcTTTTCTAACAGGGTGGGGCCAGCCGGCCGCAGTGGGGCCAGCCCGTCGGCTGCCACGGCACACAAGCCCTGCCACTTCAGCGTGCTCGTGCATGTCGCACGCTGGCCAGGCCCACATTGCACCCTGCTTCCAAAGCTGGGGCCCCAGCCCTTGAAGGGCAAATGACGCCCACTGCAGTGCGATCAtttcctttcccagcctgggtctggcttcctgcctgggcagccccagcaccgaacacgtgcgccaggtggtaaAAGAGCATGCGGAGGTGGGGCAGGCACCCCGGCCGCACAATGCCTGGGGGATCCCCCCAGGAGCCGCAGAACTGGGGCTGTTGGCCTTTCGGGGATGCTGTCCCCCAGAGGGGCCCAAGGTAGCACATGTAACTCCCAGGTTTCATGGGGGTGCGAGGGGTGTTTTTATGATGCAAGCATGGGCCAGTAGACAGGGgaaccaggatgcctgggttctcttgcagctctgggagggaagtggggtctgCTGGTtagagccaggacacctgggctctgtcccagccctgggagcggAGTGGGGTCTAGGGGttagtgggagtggggcaggaaatCCAGACTGCTgggttctgtgcctggctcttgggaggGACTAAAACTGGGAGAGGAATTAAGTGCAGAGGTCTGGGTTTTGTCCTCCActgttggaggggaggggggggtctAAGGGTTAGAGCAGTGGGAGAGTGGGAGTAGTCAGGctgcctgggttctattcctggctttgcCAAGTCATTTCccctctccatgcctcagtttcaccatctgtAGGAGTGGGGACGACGGTTCCAACCTACCCATATGCGGCAGTTGGGGGCCTAGGGCCAAGCAGGGCCCCGGGGAGGAGGGTGGATGTGTGTGAACTGTGGTGCGCCTGTCACACAGGATGGCGTGTAACAGTGACGTCGCACAGAGGGGAACCTGCGTGCAGTGCGTGGCGCACACGCTGTGGGCGCTGtgtgggtgcagggcaggggtggaaccctgggcccttggggttgggggctgggggacaaGTTcgggggggagcaggcagctcagctcagcctgttCTCCTGCGAACTGGGGAGCCACTTCTGTGCCTCCAagagagctgtggggggggggacttAGCTCCCTACTCACCTCTGCCCCATTTGCCCCCCCCGACAGCACATGGGTCCTCCTCGCCCATTCTCACCCAGCCTTCTCCAGAACTGCGCCCCCTGCAGTGGGGCCCATCGGGAGGGGATTTTCCAAGGAGGGGGTGAATG is from Carettochelys insculpta isolate YL-2023 chromosome 22, ASM3395843v1, whole genome shotgun sequence and encodes:
- the LOC142024505 gene encoding putative G-protein coupled receptor 132 — encoded protein: MLNASTPCLPNASRCGVDFQDGQELVVSLYGVVFLLGLATNALTVWPIVQQVRLGNVLAVYLLGLAASDLLYLLTLPLWMLYVWRGHRWTLNSLACHVAGFVFYSNMYVSILLLCLISLERYLAVAHPLRSLGLRSRRSAAVASVLVALLVFTFHVVVSLRGQELENTSCYDSYPVQPDVARFNYFRVAAGFALPLLVLGVCYLKIFQGVRASSSLLGWQKAKVKRLSLGVIAIFLLCFAPYHVLLLVRTVASRVLESCSLCSFEQRLHLPFSLSLALSSLNSALDPVLYALVSDSIKGDLRKVFGCGVGAPRATVSGRITSIAS